The Lycium barbarum isolate Lr01 chromosome 9, ASM1917538v2, whole genome shotgun sequence genome has a segment encoding these proteins:
- the LOC132611021 gene encoding uncharacterized protein LOC132611021 isoform X2: MNTRKRSSTIWSAGGWISLQDIEQHYGKKRAEAAETLQVSVSTFKRICRQHGILRWPSAKRKRDKGFLPARKSNASFQSNHREGDRSNHNMLGNSETTKGASAEASRQCKARNVSLAIDNLTPNALAKTSQPLQNGMPGDEESEISSMSSQKRKRLEKETDYMEKVTHSEEQLSQMQNFVPKRQAVESASKDSSFLTPVSGTIEGNNMDYNPNSITYLVADDMDTTRMGVQPSLESISTEILNSFPCNENTAHNTKLHFDNLIALPLEDLIDPENESSMKKALSTLADNLSLFSEEQAEQILGLSFDFPTLVHSWREYSRSQMYSQKSFAEMEKIRDLVETSAKDEETLNVRYEELKSKEKELMAQLEAVQKEKAGIAEQRNEKSKQTKYLDSLAEEKAAGRTKGKHMMKIATTKLNNLIDQWAKIQSFFV; the protein is encoded by the exons ATGAACACAAGAAAAAGATCAAGTACAATATGGAGTGCCGGTGGATGGATTAGTTTGCAAGACATTGAACAGCATTATGGCAAGAAACGTGCAGAGGCTGCAGAAACCCTTCAAG TCAGTGTCTCTACGTTCAAGCGAATATGCAGGCAGCATGGAATTCTTCGGTGGCCATCTGCCAAAAGGAAGAGAGACAAGGGTTTCCTCCCTGCTCGAAAGTCCAATGCATCCTTCCAG TCTAATCACAGAGAGGGTGATCGATCAAACCATAATATGCTAGGAAACAGTGAAACCACCAAGGGAGCCTCGGCTGAGGCATCACGACAGTGTAAGGCAAGAAATGTTAGCCTTGCCATTGATAATCTGACGCCTAATGCTCTGGCCAAAACGTCTCAACCACTACAAAATGGTATGCCAGGTGATGAGGAAAGTGAGATCTCTTCTATGTCCAGCCAAAAGAGAAAAAGGCTGGAGAAAGAGACAGATTATATGGAAAAGGTGACTCATTCTGAAGAACAACTTTCACAAATGCAGAACTTTGTTCCCAAAAGGCAGGCAGTAGAGAGTGCTAGTAAAGATTCATCCTTCCTCACCCCAGTAAGTGGGACTATTGAGGGCAACAACATGGATTACAATCCCAATTCAATCACT TATCTCGTCGCGGATGATATGGATACCACTCGTATGGGAGTTCAACCTTCTCTTGAATCTATATCAACTGAGATATTAAACTCATTTCCCTGCAATGAAAACACCGCTCATAACACAAAGCTGCATTTTGACAATTTGATCGCGTTACCTCTTGAAGATCTTATTGACCCTGAAAATGAATCTTCCATGAAAAAAGCATTGTCCACCCTAGCAGACAACCTCTCTTTGTTTTCAGAAGAACAAGCCGAACAAATACTTGGACTCTCGTTCGATTTTCCTACACTTGTGCATAGCTGGAGAGAGTATTCTCGATCCCAAATGTACAGTCAAAAGTCCTTCGCTGAAATGGAGAAAATTAGAGATTTGGTGGAGACTTCAGCGAAAGATGAAGAGACTCTAAATGTCAGATACGAAGAACTTAAGAGTAAGGAGAAGGAACTGATGGCACAATTGGAAGCAGTGCAGAAAGAGAAGGCAGGGATAGCTGAACAGAGGAATGAAAAATCTAAGCAGACCAAGTATTTGGATTCTTTGGCAGAGGAGAAAGCAGCTGGCAGAACCAAAGGGAAACATATGATGAAAATAGCCACTACCAAGCTGAACAACTTAATTGATCAATGGGCTAAGATACAATCTTTCTTTGTATAG
- the LOC132611021 gene encoding protein NLP7-like isoform X1, which translates to MNTRKRSSTIWSAGGWISLQDIEQHYGKKRAEAAETLQVSVSTFKRICRQHGILRWPSAKRKRDKGFLPARKSNASFQVADTSASQSRKAFLSALQPFSSSSTVIETHQESSLFSIQSNHREGDRSNHNMLGNSETTKGASAEASRQCKARNVSLAIDNLTPNALAKTSQPLQNGMPGDEESEISSMSSQKRKRLEKETDYMEKVTHSEEQLSQMQNFVPKRQAVESASKDSSFLTPVSGTIEGNNMDYNPNSITYLVADDMDTTRMGVQPSLESISTEILNSFPCNENTAHNTKLHFDNLIALPLEDLIDPENESSMKKALSTLADNLSLFSEEQAEQILGLSFDFPTLVHSWREYSRSQMYSQKSFAEMEKIRDLVETSAKDEETLNVRYEELKSKEKELMAQLEAVQKEKAGIAEQRNEKSKQTKYLDSLAEEKAAGRTKGKHMMKIATTKLNNLIDQWAKIQSFFV; encoded by the exons ATGAACACAAGAAAAAGATCAAGTACAATATGGAGTGCCGGTGGATGGATTAGTTTGCAAGACATTGAACAGCATTATGGCAAGAAACGTGCAGAGGCTGCAGAAACCCTTCAAG TCAGTGTCTCTACGTTCAAGCGAATATGCAGGCAGCATGGAATTCTTCGGTGGCCATCTGCCAAAAGGAAGAGAGACAAGGGTTTCCTCCCTGCTCGAAAGTCCAATGCATCCTTCCAGGTTGCTGATACTTCAGCTTCCCAATCTCGAAAGGCTTTTCTAAGTGCCCTGCAACCTTTTTCGTCGTCTTCTACTGTTATTGAAACTCATCAAGAATCCTCACTTTTTTCTATTCAGTCTAATCACAGAGAGGGTGATCGATCAAACCATAATATGCTAGGAAACAGTGAAACCACCAAGGGAGCCTCGGCTGAGGCATCACGACAGTGTAAGGCAAGAAATGTTAGCCTTGCCATTGATAATCTGACGCCTAATGCTCTGGCCAAAACGTCTCAACCACTACAAAATGGTATGCCAGGTGATGAGGAAAGTGAGATCTCTTCTATGTCCAGCCAAAAGAGAAAAAGGCTGGAGAAAGAGACAGATTATATGGAAAAGGTGACTCATTCTGAAGAACAACTTTCACAAATGCAGAACTTTGTTCCCAAAAGGCAGGCAGTAGAGAGTGCTAGTAAAGATTCATCCTTCCTCACCCCAGTAAGTGGGACTATTGAGGGCAACAACATGGATTACAATCCCAATTCAATCACT TATCTCGTCGCGGATGATATGGATACCACTCGTATGGGAGTTCAACCTTCTCTTGAATCTATATCAACTGAGATATTAAACTCATTTCCCTGCAATGAAAACACCGCTCATAACACAAAGCTGCATTTTGACAATTTGATCGCGTTACCTCTTGAAGATCTTATTGACCCTGAAAATGAATCTTCCATGAAAAAAGCATTGTCCACCCTAGCAGACAACCTCTCTTTGTTTTCAGAAGAACAAGCCGAACAAATACTTGGACTCTCGTTCGATTTTCCTACACTTGTGCATAGCTGGAGAGAGTATTCTCGATCCCAAATGTACAGTCAAAAGTCCTTCGCTGAAATGGAGAAAATTAGAGATTTGGTGGAGACTTCAGCGAAAGATGAAGAGACTCTAAATGTCAGATACGAAGAACTTAAGAGTAAGGAGAAGGAACTGATGGCACAATTGGAAGCAGTGCAGAAAGAGAAGGCAGGGATAGCTGAACAGAGGAATGAAAAATCTAAGCAGACCAAGTATTTGGATTCTTTGGCAGAGGAGAAAGCAGCTGGCAGAACCAAAGGGAAACATATGATGAAAATAGCCACTACCAAGCTGAACAACTTAATTGATCAATGGGCTAAGATACAATCTTTCTTTGTATAG